Sequence from the Rutidosis leptorrhynchoides isolate AG116_Rl617_1_P2 chromosome 3, CSIRO_AGI_Rlap_v1, whole genome shotgun sequence genome:
TAAAAGTTATGATTAAAAGATTTAGTTATAAGGTTAAAGATGGTTAAAACTTAAAAGATTATGAATGGGTTACAAGTATAATGGttgttgaattatgattatgatttttaaATAAAAGTGAACTAGTTTtgaatgtgattaataagattgtaCATTAAAAGTATTAGGTTAAGTTATGTTAAAAGTTTATGATAAGTTAGATGATTAATGAATAGGTTGAAAGTATgattagttattataattaataagattaagtaTGTTAATAAGGTTTAGAAGGATAATGAAAGATTATGATATTGATATATAAACTAGATAAATAAATGGATAAAAGGTTATCGTTAATGAATGATAAGTTGTTAGGTTATTAAGATTTAAGAATCATGATGGAACTAGTTAAATAAGTTTAAAGGTATGAATATGAATAAGTATTACTCATGGTTATGATATAGGTTAAGAGTTAAACTAGTGGTTTATGATCTTCTATACATAAATGAAGATtacaaaataatgataatgatagtaatatacgTGCATGCATGTATGCATACGTACATATGTACATGTGCATATTGTaagtatatgcttgtgtatatatgtatatatatgcatacgtttttatgtatgtgtacatatgtatgtatatgtacgtgtgtgtgtatgtatacatGTGTATGTATGATAGGTTAGTAAAATATAAAGGGTGAAgaagttataagtatatatatgtaccacctttacattaatgtatatatatatatattacacttacatatattatacatatatatcacctagttatgaatatatatatatgtatgaaaataaataaagaatatatatatatatatatatatatatatatatatatatatatatatatatatatatatatatatatcatataggcatatttatatatatgtaacatataatgataagtatacataatagttgatttattaaataataatactattattagtataatctatacacttatctatataataACACTTAAGtatactaagtatattatcacttatataaatataacttttctcgagaacggtcacttttaatatagtttgctatattaataaaaaaaactttatgtctattagacattaactaatcgaacataatatctctaggttgagatctccgtgttcaacactttgATCATATAACTTGCATGGAATATCTATcttctattaaggtgaacttcatagccccgctttttaactttctctattacttattttataacttttggggtgagacacatgattgctttcaaactgttttacacttagacacaagtacctgaaaactgtttaactgtgctgacatgctttgattcatgctaaatccctaccatgatatcgttaattgctacgtataaaggcaagcttagttattgtgaatagcgctattgagagtgacgtctctaaccatttgaccgttggtctttggttacataataatgattaaatgaaactgacagttcaaggtgtcctgggtAACTTGGTTTACGTcttgatatcataacttcagcatttacttttgataactaaatcttgtggtctaaaactatatatattaaacctatgttgttcactcaacctttttggttgacactttaagcatgttttgtctcatgtacttagatatattgcttccgctgtagaactctgctgttacttagaagtcaagtcgagaactgggaccagagttaacatctgcgtcaatggcgattttggcggggtgttacagacACGATTCTTGTTCCCGAGGAAAAGGCATTActtattttttagtttaatgacttttttttttacaaaaataaagacattaaactggggggacttaatgatgtatcctaggagatacacgcataaaaacatcatttttatacagaaaactcgatcaaagagcacaagagaTAACTTAATTTGTTGATCTTCAGAATTTACCGCCCAGCGtccagcaggccgcccagcgtcaagcgtaagccctgcaggcagcttctatgcataagccctttaactcagtgcgtgaacggcacgcagccacgtcagcacacgccactgacatttcggatacttcacgtaacagaaccattcagtgattgacacgtgtatcccgtgaattttagacattctacgcctataaatagaccccctgggtcaccacatttcacattaaTCTGatttgaacttcagtcagagagaagtacattttctctctcacacagttctttcccactctaaaacaacattagccgcttagcagcagtgcgctagaTGGATCATTACAGATtggtccacagattgattgaggccaccccacagatcttatatCTGTGTTCTGGGTCTGTAGAGATTATTTctcaagggcaaacaacaatcaacagtatacgccacacgctgagcagctaatcttctgtactagtaccttacagccgctatacggaaaatcgtactaacaggtAGCAAACCCCGTTCTAGTCAAGAAAGCTAACGGATCGTGGCGCATGTGTGCTGACTTCAAAGATATCAATAAAGCACGCCCAAAAGATAATTATCCGTTGAAGGAAATTGATTGGAAATTCGAGTTGCTTGCCGGATACCATTTCAAATGCTTCCCTGATCCTTATAAAGGCTACCATCAAATCCagatggctgaaggagatgaagatAAGACAACGTTTCACACCGACCATGGAATATTTTGCTACACCAAGATTCCATTTGGGTTGAAGAACGCCAGAGCAACGTATCAGAGAGTGATTGACGCCGCCTTCAAGGGTCAGATTAGGCGTAACGTCGAAGCTTACGTGGATGATATTGTGATCAAGAGCCATATAGAAGCCGCTATCCTTAGAGATGAAGCGATCCGTccgaatccataaggacgaatacaataacatatggttacattgcgaggtatttaacatctatatgatacatttacaaacattgcattcgttttaaaagacaaactttcattacatcgaaagttgacagacatgcataccatttcataatattcaactataaatgacctaatctgtcatttgtttAATCATATTCTTTAGCGAACTcggcgacttgaatgcaacgtcttttgaaatattccatgaatgactccaagtaatatctttaaaatgagctaatgcacagcagaagatttctttcaaacctgagaataaacatgctttaaagtgtcaaccaaaaggttggtgagttcattagtttatcataatcgatcatttccataattttaatagaccacaatattttcatatttataagcagaacctctcgtctgcataaagataaaatcattcatatgaattgaacacctggtaaccgacattaactttaatgtatagaatatcccctaacagaacctctcgtctgtataataataatctcgaagtactaaagccatccataacctgaatgggggttgttaggctcaatagatctatctttaggattcgcgtcaattaggaacagaacctctcgtctgcctaattctttagttaccaagctaaaaggggtgatattcggtttaataatccaaccatagaatgtagtttcgattacttgtgtctatttcgtaaaatattcataaaaacagcgcatgtattctcagtcccaaaaatatatataaaaagggagtaatgaaactcacaatactgtattttgtagtaaaattacatatgacggcattgaacatgtgtagggttgaccttggattcacgaacctagatcattcatatatatattaaaacatataatttgtaattgaacaaatttatatatattattattaataatatactagttatattatatgttatttaaataattttaatatttttaatttatatattttttataactaatacttatcattctttttatcatgttaataataaaaatttatattaggatttatatatgataacaacatatatttatatattaaatgttacattttatatatagcttagttactatcattttaataaaaatatagtgatatgtaatattaatattattgtaatgtatttttttatgtaaaaatatctatttgtaataatactaataatgataagtatgaaaataataatgatggtaataataataataatatcagtagtaatAATGCTTATTTTAGTATAAATTgtagttttaaataaaaataataatttactttaataatataatgataataataatgttaataataataatagtcagatTTATCATATGCTTCGAGTTTAATTTTtaaacttatgactacagtttctataacttaaattcATAATCGTATTCATAACTGTACCTGTATTCCtataattataaccattttccataatttttatcatatcaattttattattaatttcgtaacatgaatgttgttaatatgttcataatcatattaatgctaataatcataataatacaataaatataatactaacaataataataataactataataataataataataataataataataataataataataataataataataataataataataataataataataataataataataataataataataataataataatacttaatgataatattagcattaacaataatgataatattattaattagatgcatgataataatatttataattctaatTCATaggaaataataacaattatcataataataacaataatcaataataataataatgatgataataataataataataataataataataataataataataataataataataataataataataataataataataataataataataataataataataataataataataataataataataataataataataatttaaaactaCCTTAATAGCTTTCCCTAAAAAAAAGACCACGaccaaggctcgaacccgagacctctcgctcacccatcaAACACCCAACCAACTGAACCAATCCGTTTTTTGTTTTATAACCCATTTGTATTTTATTTAGCTCCTATCTGTTTCATCTTCGTTTTCCTTCTTCTCAATCCCAATTCGACAGACATTATACCACATTCAACAACTCATTAAATTTGTTTAAGACTTTTAATTGATATAAAAATGACATATATTAGGTTCTTTAATCAATTAAATagataaaagaaagaaaagaaaaaaaaaatcaattacAGAACCCCATTAATTATTTTATGAACTCAAAATATGATTTTGAAATTTGGACACAATTAGGTTATGATTATATCATGAAATAGTTGCTAAATCATCCCTATAAACTTTTGAAATCAGTAATTAAACTTGAATGATAACAGGGAATTCGAATTTGCTTGAAGAACAAcccgttgactttttaaaacgaaactttgactcagaaattcgacTTCAATATAGAAATTTGGACTTTCAaaccttgcagatagtttaaacgtaTCAATCCTAACATATATGCATTATTACTTTTTTCAAATTCATTAGAAATTGAGGTTTTTGTAATTTAAGTATGAAACAGGGTAACGAGCTGTAAAGAAAGATTGGATAGATGAAACTGATTACAGAAAATTTTACTTTGATATTTGAGGGCGGATACTTTGTGATAATTCATTAACTAATTGCATACCATCGATTAATTTTATAGGATTGAATTCGATATGCCTATTTTCTTTATCAGACAAAAACAAAAAATGGAGAAGAAAAAGGATACGATTTGATTTTGATTGATCACAATATTTGTTTGTAGTATAACTGATTTGTACTGGTAATCAATCACACACAGTTATATTGATAAATTGAAACTGATTGAATCCTATTATTAAATTACATAATTATCTGTAttcataaatgtatatatattgttcTTATAAAAATATAAATCTGTATAAGTATTTGATTATATACCTAACTGTAttttgcatatgtatatgtatacgtatctgactataatcattattattaaatatatacgtgtattaatactaataacaattatgtagaatttataataatgataataatatcaatatatttaaaaattaataaaaataattaaataatttaataacaatactaataatattaaaaataattttattaataataataaataaataataataatactttcaataataattattaatgataattttcatagtaatattgataatcacattgataatgttattactaagatactaatacaaatattaacaataatagaatactaataatcttaataataacaataataaatcaaatgtatcaaatttcagtattttaataatattaataatacaaaataacgaatataataataatataataactataattaacttgtaattacatttaatgtattaatattacaatttattaattatgtaatatttaataattatatcatatgttacatgataacatttattgaattatttaattacaatataataattattgatagcaaacatatatatagataataatatcatatatatatatatatatatatatatatatatatatatatatatatatatatatatattctttttaatagtaacttaattattctatttattattttacatttttaattccagttgactaaaggtattttattaattcaaaatattatatatgtatacttatatttatatttatatctatatatgtatttacataatttatttacacaattgttcgtgaatcgtcaggaatagtcaaaggtcagatgATCTTATTAAAATAGTTCATaaattttgagactccacattacagactttgcttatcgtgtcgaaaccatataaggtttaagtttaaatttggtcggaaatttctgggtcgtcacaagagACATCCAGGAAACGTTTAATTCCTTAAGAAAAATTAATATGAAACTTAACCCTGAAAAATGTAGTTTCGGTTTCGAAGAAGGCAGTTTCCTCGGTCACGTCATAACCCCCACGTGCAATTAGAGAAAATCCAAAAAAGATTCCAGCCGTAGACGAGATGGTAGCACCGAGAACGAAAAAGGAGGTTCAGAGTTTAAATGGAGAGCTAGCAGCGCTATCCAGGTTCCTGCCAAAGGCAGCAGAACACTCGCTACCATTCTTTTAAGTCTTGAAGGCCAGCGTAGGCAAGAATTTTAATTAGACACCAGAAGCAGAAAACGCCTTCCAGGAGTTGAAAGCCTTGATCAAAACCCTACCTACGCTAACTGCTCCGGTACTGAGTAAAGTATTCGTTTCGATTAACAGCACCAACGTTTCGTACTTGTTCACTAATATTTTCAAAATTTCAGGAGAAACTTTGAATGTGTACTTGGCAGCAGGTGCCGAAGAAATTAGCTCAGTACTCATAGCGGAACGTGACGGGACCCATATGCCGGTGTACTTCGTCAGCAAAGTTTTGCAGCATGGCGAAGTTAACTATAATCCTGTTGAAAAACTTGTTTACGCTCTAGTTCATACCGCAAGGAGGTTAAGgcggtactttcaagcacatcaCATTCTGGTGCTAACTGACTCACCTATCAAAtcggagatttctggccgaatggcgaAATGGGCGATTGAACTGGGGGAACTCGAAATCAGCTACACCCCACGTAACGCTATTAAAGGACAAATCCTGGCTGATTTCATGATAGAATTTATCAATCCAGGACCATCAACATCTACCGACGAAACGACACCTCACGCCGTGACGTGGGAACTCTTTACTGACAGAACGTCTAGTTCAGAAGGGGTTGGTGCTGGCTTGATACTTACCAACCCAAATGGCGAAGAACACACTTATGCTCTACGATTTGCATTTCCCGTTTCTAACAATGAAGCCGAATATGAAACATTACTCTCCTAGTTACGCATAGCGGAAAAAAATGGGTATTAAGGCATTGAAAGTTGTAGTTGATTCCCAGCTGGTAGCGAATCAGTTGAACGGAACGTTCGAAGCCAGGGACCCAGCCATGCAAAAATATTTGAAATTAGCGAAGGAAATGGCCAACAAATTTGATTCTTTTTCAATCACGCAAGTGCCACGATCAATGAACAAAAAAGCTGACGCCATCAGTATACTTGCTTCGTTGACATTTAGCCACTTTGCTAAGGATGTATGGATTGAAGTTGTTGAACAAAAATCTACCGATGTGGTACAGGTGGCAGTGCCAGTCGAGGAGGTGAACACTTGGATGAATCCAATCATCAATTATCTAAAAGATGGCACGCTACCCGTTGACAGCGTAGCAGCCAGGAAAATACGCATGAAAGCACCCATGTACATTGTACGTGACAGTGTTGCAACGaaccggcaaaatcgtcattgacagcgccgctacttaggtcccgttgcgtggtcatagtccctatatgagacgcgtttgaccaaaattatgtcgcattcatttgaaacgtgcatgacttgcaaagtttagttcaccaaacggatcaacaacaagtttaagtttacaaaaggtagtaaagtataaatgaagtaacttgcgacataatataagttgaaattcaCAGTTGCTatgaatagcgtaagtatgtaaacaaaagtttgaatccaaaggtgctatcactagcgtttgtatgtatgtatgcttgactccaagcacgaaatcaaagtgtatgcatgtatgcttgactccaagcaagtatgagtgtacgcatgtatgcttgactccaagcaagtatgagtgtatgcggaagcatgtatcaaatagccaagtatgaacctgagaaacatatagaaaactgtcaacgaaaaacgttggtgaaatcataggtgtttgtaaacgttgtttttgaaccacaagattttgtatttccataacgttgattatctaaatcgtttgcattccaaaagtttattcgcgagcacccaattatcaagacttaacatttccttccatagaaccccatcacaatagtgttagaacatacactatttctcgaaaatatatttcatccgtagacggtagcgaaccgtccgaaatgagggtttgtcaaacccgtatggccacacaatacaagttctcgcttacaccctgcaagtgtaactaatgataatcgaattgaggatttttgttctaactcgctgtggaatgtttgtttccttgtacttgtgttcaaagtataaaagtatctagtataaaactgtatatgtttctcatcccataatttaaaagtataaaagttgttgaaagatgggactgtgatctcacctcgagtgcacgagtataaaagtacttcacaaagtaaacgtgtgcatgaaagttgcttagccttgacctaaacaagtaagttatatccaTTAACtgattacgacacaaggtcgggtgaaatgtgttcaattagtcctatggcttgttacgactcgaatatgtagcatgtgagtcatgttatcaagtttcatgcaagaatcaagta
This genomic interval carries:
- the LOC139901777 gene encoding uncharacterized protein, producing MVAPRTKKEVQSLNGELAALSSTNVSYLFTNIFKISGETLNVYLAAGAEEISSVLIAERDGTHMPVYFVSKVLQHGEVNYNPVEKLVYALVHTARRLRRYFQAHHILVLTDSPIKSEISGRMAKWAIELGELEISYTPRNAIKGQILADFMIEFINPGPSTSTDETTPHAVTWELFTDRTSSSEGVGAGLILTNPNGEEHTYALRFAFPVSNNEAEYETLLS